TTAGTGGACCTTCTCCGCTTGGCCACATAACAAAAACCTGAAGTTTCATTTCCTCAGTTCTTGCATACAATATTTGTCTTTCATTATCATAAACCATTTCAACGATGGGGTCAACAgctccaaatttaaataaatttggtaCTATCCACCCGAAAATCATAAAAGCATAATTTTCAAACATGATGTAAGTAAAACCTTCATTTGCAACTACCAAATTTGAGTGAAAGACACATTACTTCCTTGTCTCAAATATCACATGGTTGAACTTGCAAATtcagaaatgtgataaaatattgtaaatttagACAAGATTCAATCATCGGTGTGAGATAACGGGGTGCATAAATGGATTATTTCACTCTGCAGCagtaaaatataaatacctTGAAATCACATTTCCAACACCAACAGTGAGGCATACTTTACGGCAGCGCTTGTACCAACCTGAGCCAGTTGTGTAATGCAACTCATAGATGTGGCCATCACGGCCTGCCGGGAAAATACACCCCTAATCAGTACATGTTATACAAGTCATGGTAACTCCATCTGATGGTACTGTATACTCTGGCAAAGGCTGCATTGAAATCTCTGCATAAGGATCTGTACCATCACCTCCTCCAGAACGGCATACACCAATAAGCATCAACTGATAAAAAGAAATGGCTAATAAGAAACAACAAGATCTTGAACAAGAATACTACAATTAGTACCAAAGAAAGACAACTGTGTGAAAcacaataaaatgaaaataatgctCAATGTGGTGAGACAAACAGTATAAAAATGATAAGGAAGATGATAGTGACCAATGACATGACAACtatttgataaaaatacttaaaaaatatttgggtAACATGAAGGCCATGATAGTAAGAAACTGAAGGAGTGCTTTCATATCATTTACCATTCAAAATGTTTAGAGGGTAGCACCAgtcaattatattatagtaactTAAACTTGGAATTCACATAAAAGCATGTCCACCATCCACACCCAAATAAATGGGATTCTTCTGAAAACCTACTAGTGGAAGAATGCCTCCAAGGGATAAGAGACATAAGCTAAAGAAAGAACCAAAAGAAGTGTCATTGGGTACAATCCTGCATAATGTAAAAGGTTATCACTTCCAGTACATAGGTAAAATGTACAATGCAAACATAAGTACCTAGATTCATGAAGATATAATATAGAACAAATTATAAGTTATCTTACATGTCAATCACTTGAGTCTCCAACAATTATTCAAATAGCTATAAATATCTGCTATAAACAATCATTTTGACCTAAGGACAAATAATCTGGCTGGATTAATAAAACACTGGGTtcgatatattataaatgtatgaCACTACAGTGGGCAGCTACATTCCTGGGTAAGTATGCATTTGTTCCTGTCATGGGTATGTCAAAGCATCTTTCTTCAGTTTCGCAAAGACGAACCACTAAGCTTGTCCATTCACCTCCAAATCAAAATCTAACAACATAATTactgtaataattaaaataaaagcatCCTTGGATATTCCTGGTCATGAATTTGACCAATTAATAGAGAAACAAAAGAGTGTTATAGCTGCTCCCGCTATACGATTCCTAACAAGCATTTTTCTGTACTTGTTCTAGCATCAGATAACGTTCTGTGAAAAGTAACATGACCTAACTTGTCTCTAACATAACCCTAATGAGTACAttaaattaggccaaatgacaTGCAAGGAGTATATCCTCgagataaaatatataacatcATACCATTGGAGAAAAAGCAACACTTTTGTTTCTCCCACTgtacttaaatttaatttttaaataaattaaattagtaaaaCAAGGATGTAAAGATTCCCAACATACTTTATATTGCTATAGAATAAAAGCTTTTcacaagaaaataacaaaaactccactcaaaaaattataaataaaattacattttcataagaaaaaaagaaaaaagtacaGGCAACTACCTCGACTGGCATTGCTAAAATAATAAGGTATTGGATAGCTTCAACAAAAATTTCGGGTCTAGATTTGGCAAGACCAACCGCACAAATAACTTGTTCCTTTCTAGTGTATTCAGGACATTGGCCATCCCTAATCATAAATATGAAGTTATGGTCAAATATGACCATGTAAAGATaatttgtgaattaattccCAATAAACTtctaaaagagagagagagaagtagGAAACAATCATACAAATAACAGAAATATCTTTGTATGAATAAGATACTATATCATAAGTGCACATCTTATAAAACCATGacaaatatacatttatttatctttcattatctataccactaatcattattattgttcttatatttgtatattatgcAGGATTTCATCATATACAAATATACAGAAGAAGTGTTACAACCATTCAACCCAAGATTCGCTCACTAGCAAGATAAGTGGAATTACATAAGACCTTCCCACTAAGCATTACTATTGACACAAGTATTTCAAATATTTCCCATCAGCcttcttcaaataattttaagcCTTCATACAAAGATATATTAACTTAAGAAATCAGAACATCATCTCTTAATATTTCTGTGTTTCAATTGCCAACGAATTGCATAATAACGAAATAACCATTACAGCTCTATGGACACTTGGTCCACTTTAGTAACTACCCCTGCCTTAGTGCCTTTTCTATTAATTTACATCTCCATTTTACATCAACAATCCACAACACTGTGGCCAATTTCACAACTATtagtttaagaaaataaaaagatcttACCATTTGTCAAAACGCCAAAGGAACAAGGAATTATCAACCGATGCCCATGCTCTCCGTATCTCCGGAAATATTCCACATAAAGCATTTCCTTCTCCACCAGctgcattatatctttgaacaagTGCTGTAGGCAAGTCCAATGAATCCACCACCTCAACCAGAGGCAGCCACTGAAATAATATTATCACACTGCACCATAATGTGCCATTTCCATACCACTCAGTTTCACTAGCTACAATCAatagtttattttcattaatcatTTCATATTCAAATAAACTCACACATTACACAAATTCATTGCATGACTTGGACTAATAAGGCTCGCAATGCATGCGTTTTAACAAGTACAATTCCTTatctattatcatatttaattgatatttaattgtcaatttaaaactaaatgctGAAAAAAGTAAATgctaaaagttaaaaacttttaaaatcacaaattaGAGCATTGAATGTTACTAATTCCtatgatggaaaaaaaaaaaaaacagaaccaTATCTATTCCTTTATTATAAACACGATGCTGAAATTTTTCGATTCAATTTCACCTATCGAATAACGATCAAAATCATGCGCATTGTACCTCTCTAGGGTGAGTAGAATAGGGGTGGCTAGCGTATCTAGACGCTTCTAGGGCATCTTCAACGTCGAGCTGAGCAGCAGCTTCACCGCCAATGCGATCGCTGACAACAAGCCCCGCATTGGCGACATCGCGCATAACAACTTCGTCCTCACAGGACATGTCGATGCTGAAACGAAAACCCTAGAATCAGGAATCCAGAGTGGATTGTGTTGGATTCAAACTTTGTTTCAAGAAACACAGAGAAAGTTCTAGGGATTTTTCTTACTGTGTCTGGGGAACCGAACGGAGGAGGAAGAGCTAGCTGAGTTGAACTGAATTGATTTTGTTGGTTGGACAAAGACTGAAGGAAATTTAAATGAGGAAGAGAGAGGGAACGGGTTTTTTTAAGAGACTTAATATTGTAATAAGACGATAAGAGCGGATGGGAACAATAGGGTTTTTAAGAGGCTTTTCCAATGGCGG
This sequence is a window from Mangifera indica cultivar Alphonso chromosome 5, CATAS_Mindica_2.1, whole genome shotgun sequence. Protein-coding genes within it:
- the LOC123217356 gene encoding nuclear pore complex protein NUP155-like, whose product is MSCEDEVVMRDVANAGLVVSDRIGGEAAAQLDVEDALEASRYASHPYSTHPREWLPLVEVVDSLDLPTALVQRYNAAGGEGNALCGIFPEIRRAWASVDNSLFLWRFDKWDGQCPEYTRKEQVICAVGLAKSRPEIFVEAIQYLIILAMPVELMLIGVCRSGGGDGTDPYAEISMQPLPEYTVPSDGVTMTCITCTD